The following proteins come from a genomic window of Streptomyces sp. GS7:
- a CDS encoding ABC transporter ATP-binding protein, producing MSQLFPAPTRPVPEPAARATGLTKAYGTGQTRVTALDGVFVEFARSRFTAVMGPSGSGKSTLMHCLAGLVPVTSGSARIGGVELASLTERELTQLRREKVGFVFQGFNLLPTLTALENITLPLRFAGQRPDPAWLETVVATVGLAGRLGHRPAELSGGQQQRVAVARALVSRPEIIFADEPTGNLDSRSGAEILDFLRDSVRELGQTVVMVTHDPVAAAYADRVVFLADGRVVDGLHEPTPDRVLDWMHQFEAQEHTP from the coding sequence ATGTCGCAGTTGTTCCCTGCCCCCACCCGTCCCGTCCCCGAACCGGCCGCCCGAGCCACCGGCCTGACCAAGGCGTACGGGACGGGGCAGACCCGGGTCACCGCGCTGGACGGGGTGTTCGTCGAGTTCGCGCGGAGCCGGTTCACCGCCGTCATGGGTCCCTCCGGCTCCGGCAAGTCCACCCTGATGCACTGCCTGGCCGGGCTGGTCCCGGTGACCTCCGGTTCGGCCCGCATCGGCGGTGTCGAACTGGCGTCGTTGACGGAGCGGGAACTGACCCAACTGCGCAGGGAGAAGGTCGGGTTCGTGTTCCAGGGCTTCAACCTGCTGCCGACCCTCACGGCGCTGGAGAACATCACGCTGCCGCTGCGCTTCGCCGGACAGCGGCCCGATCCGGCCTGGCTGGAGACCGTCGTGGCCACCGTCGGGCTGGCGGGTCGGCTCGGGCACCGGCCAGCGGAGTTGTCCGGCGGCCAGCAGCAGCGGGTCGCGGTGGCCCGTGCGCTGGTGTCCAGGCCGGAGATCATCTTCGCCGACGAGCCGACCGGCAACCTCGACTCGCGATCCGGTGCCGAGATCCTCGACTTCCTGCGCGACTCGGTACGGGAGTTGGGGCAGACGGTGGTGATGGTCACCCACGACCCGGTGGCCGCCGCATACGCGGACCGGGTGGTGTTCCTCGCCGACGGCCGGGTCGTCGACGGACTGCACGAGCCGACCCCCGACCGCGTACTCGACTGGATGCACCAGTTCGAGGCCCAGGAACACACGCCCTGA